GAAAGATGACAAACACAGAAGTAATCTCCGTCAAAATGGCATGAAGTAGTATGGTTGCCGACTATTCACTACAGATCCACAATTATATGTTGGAATCATTGCATTTGCAAATTTGTGTAGATCTACAATTGAATCTATCAGTTTAAAATCGATTCAAAATCTTGGTTCTTTCATGTACACATTTGGTTAGgtcaaaatagattaaaaaggatattattcatttataaaattaatttttaaatagatatatttaattaagaaatgtaaaatattttaataatttatttaaatattatattttactaatattaaaaaattaacttcaaGTAATAAATTAATGATACAACCTTACAAAAAAGTCAGACAAAATATACTTGTGAGAGTTACTTCATGCACTACCACACAGTGTTCTTGCTACCTTTCCATTCCTATTTTACCATTCAGTAATATTTAAACGAATCTGAATATACATTAGattcttaaacggatgtcaacatccgtgaACGAACATCTgattcaaaaactttttttttattgtatgaagAAGTCACGAGAGAGGCTGCATCAATCTCTAGATATATAGCATATTTTCATTAAGAAGTCACTACATAGATAACGAGCATCAAgccaattttcattttatattaaccTCTGCCACATCTCACAAACGATTTCTCCACTCAATCCGAAATCACATGTGAAATCAAACCATTTTTCCAAACACTATTTGATTCGAAAATGCACTCTCCATGGCCATCAAACATGCACTCCTTAATTCTCAGCAAGATATCATATAATATTAAGAGTAAGGCTTATCATAGGCAGGGATAAGTATTAGAACTGGTATCTTGGATAAAACCCAAAAAGGTGTTCGCGTGTAGAGAGAGAAGGCAACGAAGGCTTCCATGGTTCAGGTAGCAGCaccaacaaaataattttagatttttttaaaagctaAGGTCATGGATACGGAAACATGGTTGAGCAGTAGAGATAATATATTTAGACCAGAAAAATGTGTTACGATACAAATAACTATTGTTATTAGTCATTCTCTTACGGCTGAACTATTGAACTATTGCTACTAGtcattattttaaagttgacaagttttacattagttagttttattttgttgataccAGTTAAAACACAACTCTTTGTGATACCAAATAGTAGTTTGTGTGCaattagaaaaagataaaagtgaaGGGGTGTAGGGAGATTTAgagttttaaaaaagtaaataaaattaaatggtaaaagttaaattaacctaagatatttttagaaaaaaaaatagtggaaaGGTGTAGGAAACACTTGGGAtgatggagggagcaactctcttTTCTTGTTGAGAAATAGGACCCTTGGCCCAAATGTTCTTATCTAAGACTCCaatgaaaaagacaaaaaaataatacctataatttttttagggCTTTATTGAGAAGTTAACTTATTTAGTATGCTAtcgaattatttaaatttaaataataaataagttctaaaaagttataattgaattgttgaaattataatattattctaGTCGGGTTTCAGGTTGAGTTCTTGAAGCTATGAAATATTTGTAATTGTACACTATGATAGTAATTTACTATTGCAGAGAAATAGATACTAACTAAGGACATATccgagaaaaaaattaattaaactttgaaattttaaaacattaaaagtattttaaaaaaaagacaaaatcaaccaaaaaggatagaaaattattttagatcgcGAAGCTAAATACAACGATTTAATCTCAACAACAAACTTCTAAcgcatattaatttatttgaacattttaaaaaggTGGTCACtagattaaattaatcaatacaTTTTTAAGTTATctgtgaaattaaaaaaaaaagttttagtatttttaaaactaGATTAGTAAAAACacttatttgaaatttttttagttcaaaAGTAGTTGGattaaaacaaattcaatcacattttcaatatataatattttaagtgataaaataatttaaattaagaaaaaacttTAGTTATAAAAGTTGTATAATTGACAAAATAGCATATATTTATGCGTAATCTCAAACATGGGTTCTTAGTTAGAaagaaaagttaatataatcgcAATGGCAAAccaataatatgtataattttattaatttttataatgattatttaaaaatgatatcaaAGATAATCTTTTATTGAATGAAATGTCATTCTTGACTATTAAATCCgcatttgtatttttttattttattttttccttttttctcaTTTCTGGTATTAAATTACTTCTTATCATTTCAATGTagtctctctctttttttaaaaatttaatgtaatcgTTTTTCGTCTAAATCAAACCCATGACAAAAGGAATATGTTAGAATCAAACAGAGCATCATCCTTAACGCCATTAGCATGGTAAAAGCAATATAGAATTTTTGTAGAGGATTAAAGGATCCATTCAACATTATccagaaataagaaaaaattatttctataaataaataaaaaactataattaattaaacttttttacatggaaatgaaaaaaaaaagtgttaactaTTAGTAGGCCAAACTTGTTCACACACGAGGCGTTAATTAGAATAATGAAGGTTTGATATGATATGAGAATGAGTTTACTATCAACGGCGCAATTTGCGACCACTCTTTTCACTCATCTTTTTCGTACGTCCCCACCCACACTCATCATTCTATTTTCACTCTCCTTTATTTTTCTCCTACAAACTAACATCTCAATTTCGATTCAAGTTTCCTAAAAAGAATTACTCTGACTTCAAATTTATTTCACTTAAAAAACTGAgtgtaaaaatagtttataagtTAGACTAAAAATCCCTTCCCAGTTCCTATCCTTTTAACTTTAGGTTAAATCGTTAACGGATTCTCCTTTCACTTCTTCCAAAATAGATTTCCACTTTGGCTCAATATAGATTTATCGATACGCAATGGTGCAAgcaaacagaagaaaaaaaaaactagctTTTGACTGcttgaatagtaaattttatgTACTACACAGATTGTCTATTTTTGTTGAGACATTAGCTTCCATTATATACACAATGGactaattttttatgttttagttcAGAAACTACTAACCTCTTTGATGTTCGAACAGAATTGattcaaacatatatatattgtaCAACAAGTATAATATGCTACAAGTTTGCATATAATAATGTACAACAATCGTGTTCCTTTTACTATATTGTCATAACTTAGAATTACAACCTAGACAATCACTCCTCTAAAGAATAAATAACTTTAACAACGAAAAAACCTGTTTAGGTTTCCCAAACCAATATACACTGAATATGAAGAATTAAAGATTTCTCAGACATTCATCCAAGTATTCAAAAAATCAATCACTAACCCAAAGAATTGCTTTTCCTATACACTTTTCTACAGGCTGTGAGCAAGGTGACCAAATTTATGAAGCAGGTAGCTTGATTTATTCTGGGCTGCTTCTTTTTCATTCTGAAAAATCTAACCTTCCCCATTTCCTGCAGTGTATCTTCTCTCTTTTGAAGAAGTGTGATTATCTTCAACTGCTGtataatttaactaatttttctaACAGCTCGTGGTTGTTGCCTGGAATTTCTTTCACCCTTGATCCATTCTTGTATATTTTAAAGGCCGGGATGCAGTTCACATCTTCTGATTTTGCCAAATAGGGGTGGTCTTCAATCTCCACCTGAAAATGTAAATCACCAATGAGTATGAGACAATgtaattcttttgttttttcaatccACAATACAGGTATTTGTTTTGTAAAACTTTGTTTTGCTCCTACATAAAGATGCTATGCTGTTTTCTGACATGCTTTTCCATGTTAATACCACCTTAACAGTCCTTTAGAGAGAGTTAAGGATTTTCTATTTCGATTTTCCAGTGAACAATACCACAAACTGCAAGGCCTAGAGCATTCAAAATTACCCACCTTAAGAAAATTAACTGACGGAAATCTCTTGCAGGTTTGCTCCAACACCAACAACACTTGTTTGTGGGTTGCCTTGTTGCAAAACAGCACCACAGACATCCCTGTTCGAATTGTCCACATCTGATCAGAATTTGTTATTCGTAATGCCAAATGCAATTGCGTAAAAGACGCAATCAAATGTGACTTACCTGGGGATGTTACGTAGTGTCTAAAGCGATCATTGCTTGagatgaaaaacaaatttgaaccAAATTTCAAGTCCTTAATATCTTCTCCGCGCAGCATCTTGAGTTGAAGCTGAGTCTCAAACAGAGCTCTGGCCACCTCCTCATCCCCTGGTTTTTCTCTTAATAGCATTTCGTAGTCTTGAATCGCAGCTTCCCATCTCTCCAACTGTTATATgtccaaaaaataattattaaatgaaaacaagTATAATAGTATATGCGACAAGTTAGTATTGAAGTAGAAACTAAATCACCTTGGCATTGCAATCTGCCCTCCTCAACCTCGCCTTGCTATAGCTAGGCTGAAGTATAAGTGCCACGTTGCAATCTTCAATTGCTTTCTCAAATTGACCTAGCTTGGAACGACATGCTGCCCTATTGCATAGCAGAACTGAGTTGTACGGATCATGCTCTAGTCCTTCATTGTACACAGCGCATGCTTCCGTGAATTTTGATGCCTTGAAGAGTAAGTTACCACTCATTCTGGCTGATGTCACTGCTCTGGCTCTCCTCACCACTGCATTCACCTCAAAGCTAATTGGATCTAGTTTAGCTGCTTTCTCAGATGTTGTTACAGCATCCTCAAACCTGTCGAACCAAAACAACGTAGGGTCATTCACTCGTTACTAGCCAGACTCAATATATTACCTATCATCGTTGAATACAAGCAACTAATAATAGGCAGAAGTAACGATTTTCTCTGATCTTTTGGTgtctaatatataaaatttggtCAAGTGAGATTGCAACATAAACACGAAGTACCAACTATATACTCATCGTTATCacataacttttataaaatgaaataaaaaatgggAAACCCGATTGTTGGCACTTCTCATTATTTAGCTTGCTTTTGGATGTTTATAGGTcctctattttttaaattggtgTCTTTTGCTTACATATAATGTAAAATACAGAAACCATGATTGAATAATTAGATAAACGTCATCAAAATAAAGCACTTTCACCAACCTGCCGGCTTCCAAGTAAATTTGAGCAGCTATCATCATGAGGTAAGCACTACGAGCTGGACCGAATATTTTCTTACAACTATCAAGGTCAAATTTTGGCATTTTCTCGAAGGTAGCGTATGCCTCTTGATGTCTTTGGAGCTTCAGCAAGGCTTCAGTTTGTAAACAATAGACCTGGTATGCATAGTCATTTTTCAATCAGCATAAAGCATACCACAGCCTTTTATTCATCAATCAATCACTATAGAACCTTTCATATATAAACAAAGCGGAAAACATTTTATGAAATTGGAAATAAAGTGGAAGAAAACGTGGTTGTACAAAATGTTTAGGCGTTGGAAAGAAACCTCAATAACAAAATGTTTAACCAAGGGAACTAACCTGTGGAGCTGAATCAGCGCCTAAAGATACTGCAGCCTGTGTTTCCTTCAATATAGCTTTCCAGTCTTTGACTTTCCGAGCTTCAGTGCATTTGCTAAGGTGATTTTGAAGATTCTGAGCTTGTAAACTGAGAACGGAATCAACAGATGGGCTTGTTTCATTGCAATTCAGCGCCTTTTCTGCTTCTCCCAGTCTGCAATCAGATTATCAATTCtgtaagaaaaagtaataaataacaaaacaaacacCACAGCATCTAGAGTCTCCTTTTGTTTACATTAATCCATGGAATATTGAATGAAGCATATTACCAACACCATCATCATTATTATCGTTGAGTACCTGAAATAAATTGTTGCCAAACGGTTGTGGGCTCTGCCATAAGAAGGCTCCAACCTGATAGCTTCCTCGCACTCAACAATTGCCTGGAGAAACCTTCCCAAACCGATCAAAGCTGCACTCTTATTGCAGTGATACGTTGCCTTATTGGAGTCAAGAGCAATGGCTCTGTCATACAAAACCAAAGCCTCTTCAAATCTTCCTAGCTTGTAGGCTTCATTCCCCATGGACTTCATCACCTCAGGGTCCGCTCTGCCGTTCCTTGGACTCCGAAATTGCTGAAGTTCATCACTGTTCTTCCTCATGATATTCCCCATCACACTTTTGTTGCCGTTACTACTGTAACTAGAGGAACCGGACATGGAGTTCAACTCCTTGCTCTTTGTAACACTAGTTCTGGGACTGTTATTCACAAGCAAATTCCCAGTGATCGGTAACACAAAATCTTTGGCTGGGGATTTGGTGTCGTTGTTCTGATGATGACTAGCACCTGTGCTTATCCTTGCAAGTTCCAGAGAATTACCAGAGTTCTCTTTCTGTTGCTTAGTCTCGTCATTTGGGTCATAGTTTTGTTGAACTGAGGTTCTTGCAGCGTCTGAGGGTCTCCCATTTGGAATGTTTCGGCATGCAGAAGGTGGCCGGTGACTAGAGGTACTCTTTCTGGTAGGATTCTGCTCCCCTTTCAGTGTAATTCCGTTGGAGGTATCTCGTGGAACCTTTGGTTCATGGTTCAGATGGGGTTTGAACTCGTTTTTGGCCTGGTCTCTCTGTTGTGCAGTGTTGCAAGGCTTCATGGGCAGTGAATGAACAGAGGATTTTCTTGTCCTGTAATTGGTTTTGAGGTGGAAAATTCTTCCCACCAAACCGCAGCCAAAATCAAAGTCCACCTTGTCCTTGGCTTTCCCTTCCATGCTTGAAGATGAGTCTGAAATACAGGAAATAGGAGTTTCACAGAGACAAGTGCACGTATGCAAAGAAGCAGAGGGAAATTTGACAAGGTTATGAAAATGAATGAATCAAGTGGAGTCTATGTAAGACGTGTCGTTTGTGGGTGGATATATATAAAGGTCCTAGAAGCCTTCAAGAGTGGCTTCCAAGAAACCTACTTGAGTTCCTTTTCAGGCTTTGGAGACACAATGCCAAGTGTTGTCGATTCAAAACAATAGTAACTCACGCATGAATTTGTATCATCACAATCTTCTTCATGCTATGCTCAATtgctataaaaaaatataaagccACAAATCTTAGCTTAGATCTCCCGTTCTTAACAGCATGTGATGCTGCCACAAAAAgagtcaaatttaatttttaaccaTAAAAAGTATACCTCGTGATAAAATTGTGAATTAAACAGAGTCCCGTTAACCAACTTCTTAAAATATGTAGTATAGGAATTAAAAATACAATGTTAAatgtattgaaaaataaaatagtttttcacTCTTTCAATTTTAAACCTTTTAAGGACTAAAGATAGTTTTCTGTTGCAATGGGGGCAATTCAACACTAAAATTATCATAACCggtgtaaatttttaaaaatgttactaTCATTAGTAAACTGTGCCAAGTTATTAGAAAAGAATCGTTTGACTTTGGCACAATTTCACTTAATTaatgttaactttttattttacattaagaaCAAAGTTGTACTAAGACGAGACAGATTGAGTTATTTAATGTAAACTTCATTTGTTTACATTAAGAGCACGCTGTATTTTATTTGACAAATTTTACCATTCCTTCAAATTCTTACCACATGCTTCTTAAcagaattaaaaaagaaaaagaaaacggaAGTCCAATCAGACGTGCCGAGAGGATGACAGAGCTTAAAAATTTACAGCTCACGGTATTGCATCCGTGGGATTTAATTGTCTATTTTAACACAAAGCAGTAACTTTTAATCACAACGTAAGTATAAGAATGTTATGTCactaatttagaaaattattattgtaatttgtaGAGTTAATTTGGATTTGCATTACCTGTTAGAATCAATCGGTTAAAATGTACCCTCAATCCATCTCAAGGGCCCacactaaattgatttaattcaaatttaagagGAAAAACTTTGTTAGATCATAATAATTGAGTCTGATACCGCTATCATTAGGACCAAATGGAAGTAAACATCTTTGACGTTTTATATAAGGATGCATAAAATTTTGAACAGACTATAATTAATCGTCTTATCAAGTAGCAGTACCACCTTGTTTTTCTTAGGACcttctttctttaaaaacaattagCTACTATTTCCTTCGTCTATTGTAATTAATCTGGATacaaagtatttatttttacgaaacaaatcaaaatttaatataaatatgaaaaataaaataattaaagctTATGCTTGAGAGGGAAAGATAAATCTTGATATAAAACGAAAACtgcaaaaaaaacaaaaaaaaaagataatagcGCAACCACTTGCCATAAGAAGAAAGAATTTTATAAACGCCGAGAAAACGATTGAACAATATCtaacaagttttatttttaagtcaCTCTCTCGCCTTTTTCGATGAGCTATctatcaatatataaattttaggtcagaaattatttttagtaattaagatatatatgattttaatcctacaaaattaacaatataaaaaaaactgttGAAAGTTATAATATGGAGTTGATAAATAAAACGTTTTTAGAAGTATTCTATAAAGTTGTTAACATCTTACAACTAGCATGAATATTCCTTTAAAATGCTGTGGTTTAAGTAGTTTGTTAGTTGCTCTCAAAAACAAGGAGATAGtccttctttttgttttaaaattgaataaattaattttaatctattaaatacGATTGATAAGTGTACTTAAACTAATTTCCAACATAAATTTGTGTCAAAacacttttattaaaaactaattgaattgattaattttctgaCTAATTAGAAAGACAATCTTAGGCGGTTCACTGGAATTGAAAACTTAGATTAACTTTATTGAAAGGTTTATCTCTTCCCCTTGATCACAAGTTTCGAATCCTAAAACATATCCACtgtttcaattatgtttggtaaAATAATAGTggtgaaataaattataatgttgGGGTTTCCTTTTAGTTATGTCAGAACCATtctgatatttaaaaaaatggttaatgATTAAGGATTTGTCCTAACGTTGAAATAGAAAGTGCCTTACTTTAATAACCATATTAAAAGAATGTCCCATAAAAAATATACCTATTCTATAATGTTTTCTTAAGGACTAAATGCGTGTTTGGTTCAAACGTTGTAAAACAATTTATCCATATCAAATTAAAGCTATCATATAAACAACTATTACATTTTTCATGTGTGACTTCAATACTGACACATCAATCTAAATACACGATTAATTTAAAGGAAGAATAGTCAGTTTTGTCTCCACATGcgtttttcttaataattatttaataactatttttttaaacactTAACTGAAATCTCTTTTCTCAACATTTTCCTGTTTAAcattagaatttaaaaatgataCAGTCATACAAAGAGTAATAAAAGTAATACTTAAATCATATAAcgtttatttattaaatgttttaaacaacactgttggtcaggataaaaaaattgttgttcTTCCTTAAAAGTATATATCACTGcaaaaaactttaataaaacaATGGGTATCATAAAACTcttgaattgaaataaaaattgcataaatatacttaattgcatattatatattttttaaaccatCTAAACCGGTAtacatcattttattttaaagacaGAATAAAAGGATAGCACAAATCAACAgagaattcaaattttaaaatgatattacaatatagattaatataaaaaaaattaactgtaaaaaatacaataatggAGGCTTAATTGGTCTTCTCTATTTAATTctatattaaattgattaaaataaattaaactggTAGTAAACTTATGTGTGGTATACGTTTGGTAGGTATATTTATATACAGTGACTTTGAAACAGTCATAGTGTAGATGCTGGTAGCTATGAAACTTAAATTTGAAGCATGAAAAGCTTGGATGTAAACTATTACGCAATTGTGTGATTGACATatctttgtgtttttttctcTAGTATAGTATTTCTCAGAAGACATATAATCATGTATTGTATATGCTAATACACgaaattaaaaaataggttTACGTGTAAGTTGGGGGACAAAGCTTTTTGACCAGAAATAAAGGCATTGAAAAGCAAATATATGATTCTCCTAATCACGGAAAACAATTAATTTGTTAGCATACTAAAGTGACCCTTTTCAATTTGTtgtgataaaaatatttgaaaatctGGGTTAGTTGTGGGaagaatatttaattcatataatgGATACACGTTGGCGAAACCATGAAATATGATTGCACATTTGTATCTTTCCCCGGAGGGTAAGAATCGATCACAAACTTTGTTATAATAGCTGGTAACAACTTCCCTatcgaaaagaaaaaaagagaggctCTAGGTTCGGTAACATCGCTGAGTATGATGACTATTTTGATTTGGTGCCAAGCTACAACTACGGACCCcttttttcaaattcaacttttacatgtttaatttgcataataacttttcttttcctttcattgaATTTGGCAAGcaagaaataatttttgtttggcCTGAAGACCCCACCAAAATATATGGGGAGAGGGTATGAAGAAAGTGCATCCACATAAACCATTTTGGTTACTTTTGCTCCTAACTATTCCATTTTGGTGGTTGGTGAGGATTCTTGTTGCCTATTGTTTTTGTGCGAGATTTAGGCGCCGAGAAGTTCATTCGTTTTCATTAGTTAGAAAGTGTTTGGGGCCATCCAATTAGAGACAATTCAGATCTTATCTGAGGCAATTTGTCATACAGTTTACCCACATCCTGTCTCGTTCACTGTTCGTCGGTGCCGGCTTCTAAATGCTTGGCACCACCCCGCGCCAGACGGCACGCCATATAATTCAACATTCCAatactgcattattttttaGGTTCACCAAATTTCAGACTGTAATCATTGTGAGGGGTTATAAAACCAAATTATGGgatgttgaatttttttggAAATTCACCAAAGCGATATGAAGAatagaataatagaaaaatattatcaaactaaatggtttttttttactttttgactCAATATATTACCTGAGTTTATGGGAAATTAAGTAATTACATTTCATTTCATGTTGACTGATAATTTTAGTgtagaatcaaataaaattttgtgaGTGTTTACTTATTGCTTGGTTTCCATCAGAGTTAGCCTAGTATGTAACCATAACTACACCCAACTACAcgaatatatgaaaattttcaattttacattcaacgaatatatgaaaaaacaacatttaataGTATTGTTTGAAAGTATTATTCATTAATACAGGGTGCCGGAATCCGGTACTCATTTATAACGCGGCTTGAATTTAGTTTTTGATTGACACCATTCATGCAAAGATGAAAGTCAGAATTGAATGCTAGAAAACCTTATGCTTCTCATGATCTTATTTCTCAGTTAGTTCTTCTGCTATcagggaaaaaaaatataaaagccgAAGGAGACAAACTGATTCCCTCTTATTGAGCGAAGTGGAAAGATGAAGTATACGTATCCAAACAAGGATCACGTGTGCATACAATCCGACCACTTCAACAGAGCACGTAGTCAAAGTTCTACGACAATCATATGTACATGTTCAAATTCAAGATTTTGTCATCTTTTTGAAGGGAAATGTACGCTTTgtgatttataaaaaatagacacgagaaattctatatttttattttaacatatgatGTTTATGTTGGTCAGAATGTGTATACATGAAAAACAAAGTGAGAAGTTTTTGGTGGATAATTTAGGTCGTTCTGTGTTCTAACCTAACATCGACGGTAAGCAACAAAACAACAGAGGAATATTGCAGCGTCGTCGGTGGGCATCATAATAATTGTGGTGGGTCTGTTGGTGAACAAAAAGAGGTGGGGCAGGAGGAAAAGACACGAGTGATTAGAATATTTGAAGGTGAAGGTTTTGTAGCCATTTGTTTACTCTCATACACACAGTCATTGAACCAATCAACTCACTTAATGCATTTTCCAACTCCCTCTAAACCTCTTAATTCTTCTTCCTATCTCTTTCCATAAATCAATTCCAATGACGTGTCCAACACCAGACTCCCATTAAACAGAGAGTTAGAGGGTATTATCACAAATTAAAACTCTGATTTGcaatataatcataaaaactGGATATTGATCTCTGAACCATCTTCTATCTCCTTTGCATTatcatatataattacaaataaaataatgcaCGTGTCAATATTCACTttactaaataattaatcaagATCTGACTCATCAAGACGTCACTAAGTGTCTCAATTAAAAATcactattaaattaaaaacttctTGTGTTTATGGTAAGTAGATATGTTAACGTTGTGACACTTGGGTTTATTCTGTGGACTAGCTATAGCTGATATTATAATCAAATGTGTTTTCATCAAATTCCACATATTTTACACATGAATTCC
This Vigna angularis cultivar LongXiaoDou No.4 chromosome 4, ASM1680809v1, whole genome shotgun sequence DNA region includes the following protein-coding sequences:
- the LOC108329958 gene encoding TPR repeat-containing thioredoxin TTL1, coding for MEGKAKDKVDFDFGCGLVGRIFHLKTNYRTRKSSVHSLPMKPCNTAQQRDQAKNEFKPHLNHEPKVPRDTSNGITLKGEQNPTRKSTSSHRPPSACRNIPNGRPSDAARTSVQQNYDPNDETKQQKENSGNSLELARISTGASHHQNNDTKSPAKDFVLPITGNLLVNNSPRTSVTKSKELNSMSGSSSYSSNGNKSVMGNIMRKNSDELQQFRSPRNGRADPEVMKSMGNEAYKLGRFEEALVLYDRAIALDSNKATYHCNKSAALIGLGRFLQAIVECEEAIRLEPSYGRAHNRLATIYFRLGEAEKALNCNETSPSVDSVLSLQAQNLQNHLSKCTEARKVKDWKAILKETQAAVSLGADSAPQVYCLQTEALLKLQRHQEAYATFEKMPKFDLDSCKKIFGPARSAYLMMIAAQIYLEAGRFEDAVTTSEKAAKLDPISFEVNAVVRRARAVTSARMSGNLLFKASKFTEACAVYNEGLEHDPYNSVLLCNRAACRSKLGQFEKAIEDCNVALILQPSYSKARLRRADCNAKLERWEAAIQDYEMLLREKPGDEEVARALFETQLQLKMLRGEDIKDLKFGSNLFFISSNDRFRHYVTSPGMSVVLFCNKATHKQVLLVLEQTCKRFPSVNFLKVEIEDHPYLAKSEDVNCIPAFKIYKNGSRVKEIPGNNHELLEKLVKLYSS